The Bacillus kexueae region AACATAATCGGCCAGTAGATAGTATGGAAACGGACAATCTCCTTACCAACTAAATGAACATCGGCTGGCCAATACGTTTTATACTTGGCGTCATCTTCTGTTCCATAACCTAATGCAGTAATATAGTTGGATAGCGCATCAATCCATACGTAAATAACATGCTTCGGATCACCAGGTACTTTTATTCCCCAATCAAACGTCGTACGGGAAACCGCTAAATCTTCTAAGCCCGGCTTAATGAAATTATTAATCATTTCATTTTTTCGTGACTCAGGTTGAATAAACTCTGGATTTTCTTCATAGTAAGCTAAAAGACGGTCGACATACTTACTCATTTTAAAGAAATAAGATTCTTCTTTTACTTTTTCAACGGGACGTCCGCAATCAGGACAATTTCCCTCAACTAATTGACGCTCCGTAAAAAATGATTCACAAGGTGTACAGTACCAACCTTCATACTGATCTAAATAAATATCACCTTGCTTTACAAGCTTATCAAAAATTGCTGCCGCAACTTTTTTATGACGGTCTTCTGTCGTACGAATAAAATCATCATATGATATGTCTAGTTTTTCCCATAATTCTTTAATGCCTGCTACAATATCATCTACATATGCTTGAGGTGTTACCCCTTGTTTCTCAGCGTTACGTTGAATCTTTTGGCCATGCTCATCAGTACCTGTTAAGTACATAACGTCAAAACCACGAAGTCGCTTATAACGTGCCATCGCATCCCCAGCTACAGTCGTGTACGCATGTCCAATATGTAATTTTCCACTCGGATAATAAATTGGTGTCGTAATATAAAATGTATTCTTCCGATTTTCCAATGTTCAAACCTCCCAATAATTCAACCAAAAGACTATCATCTTTCGATTTTTCTATATTTCTTTTAGCTCCTGTCGGTGCTGAATGTATTTTAAGAAAGATCTTCTGAATTCGTATGATTTCATTAGAGGATACTGATTCCCACTTAAAGAAGAGGTGACTCTATTCGACACATCCACCTTTTGTCATATCACCTGTTCCTCCCGTCATTTGAACCATCAATGGATTCAAAAGCAAAAATGAATAATCCTAAAAACAACACCATTCTTAATGAGCCTTTTTCAATAGTAAGAAAGCTCTCGCCCTAATGGACGAGAGCGATTACTTCGTACAGTATTTCTACATCTTCTATGATACCATCATAGCCTGTTTAATCAAGAAATTATACATCTTTCTTTTTACTTGTTCACGAATGTCGAAAATTTTGTCGAAAAATCTTTGTGTTCTTGTCAACATTTTACCACCATAATATTATTTACTTAATAATAATTAGCACCCTTTTTCTATAAAAATTTACATTAATTTAAAATTAACCATCGTCGAAACCCTTTATTTTAAAGGTTTTTTAGTGATTTCCATATTTTTAACATACTTTTATGCATAAAATGATTGACGATTATTGGAAACATTGATATTCTATAGAGGAAGGCGATTTTTGTCGAATTATGACGAAACTTACAAGAGATAGATAAAGATAAATAAAATAACAAATTGAGAGGAGAAAGATCAAATGAAATCAACTGGTATTGTTCGTAAAGTAGATGAATTAGGTCGCGTAGTTATTCCAATTGAATTACGTCGTACGTTAGGTATTGCAGAAAAAGACGCTCTTGAAATTTATGTTGACGACGAGCGCATCATTTTAAAGAAGTATAAGCCAAATATGACTTGCCAAGTAACTGGAGAAGTTTCTGATGACAACTTTACTTTAGCTAACGGTAAAATCATTCTTAGCCGTGAAGGTGCTGAGCAAGTATTACAAGAAATCCAAAATCAATTAGAGTCTTCTAAATAATAGTTCGAATATCATCACTTATTTCTGTCCCAAATAATGGGACTTTTTTTCTACTTATGAACGGAAGATTTTTACGTATTTTAAAAGCACGCTTATTTTTAAAAATAGGCGTGCTTTTCTAGCTTACATTTATTGATGGTATTCCTGATACACGATTCTTTTCGGAAGGTTACGATCTTTCGCTACTTGTTTAATTGCCTCTTTTGAAGATAATCCTTTATTTTCATAAGCTTTAACATGCTCTACTACTGTCAGGTTCGTCCACCAAGAACCTTCTTCTTGAAACAATTCTGCTTCCTCTTGACTACATCCTTCAATGATTAGGCAAAACTCTCCTTTAACTTCATTCTCTTCGATCCATTTTAAGACTTCTTCTACTGACCCGCGTAGAAACTCTTCAAACTTCTTTGTCAGTTCCCGAGAAACAACAATTGACCGATTGCCCATTATTTCG contains the following coding sequences:
- a CDS encoding AbrB/MazE/SpoVT family DNA-binding domain-containing protein; this encodes MKSTGIVRKVDELGRVVIPIELRRTLGIAEKDALEIYVDDERIILKKYKPNMTCQVTGEVSDDNFTLANGKIILSREGAEQVLQEIQNQLESSK